The Spirosoma radiotolerans genome has a window encoding:
- a CDS encoding DUF937 domain-containing protein, translated as MAVRLLPYIKDQFTPAVVDQISGVLNESSANTLKAINGALPILLGGLTRRVQASGGASTMVSSLDKGDYSRTPFDVSQVIDSTQSITEATTADAGFIDQIFGDKLTRTTELLSVYSGAKPQSVRTILGLAGSVLMGILGRQEQEKGLTADSLKTLLLGQATEFRQALPTGLDGISSLLGFDELVTPAGPQTQVQGADNFSGTPVNPNIPKSTDGDRRQENVRWLRWAMIAIAVLVLALLIQKCGENENSIDGVSTDSTSRVEPNAVEDTSAATKQSVQDAHGQTDDSTASGPLGIRDSSDTKK; from the coding sequence ATGGCCGTTCGCTTATTACCTTACATCAAAGACCAGTTTACGCCCGCGGTAGTTGACCAGATTAGTGGTGTGCTAAATGAATCGTCGGCGAATACACTGAAAGCTATTAACGGTGCATTGCCAATCCTGCTGGGCGGATTGACCCGGCGTGTACAGGCATCGGGTGGTGCATCAACAATGGTCAGTTCATTAGATAAAGGCGACTACTCCAGAACACCCTTCGATGTAAGTCAGGTGATTGACTCAACGCAGTCAATTACTGAAGCCACCACGGCTGATGCCGGTTTTATTGATCAAATCTTTGGGGATAAGCTGACCCGTACAACTGAGCTACTCAGTGTGTATAGTGGCGCAAAACCACAGTCGGTCAGGACTATACTCGGTTTGGCCGGGTCGGTATTAATGGGAATTCTGGGTCGGCAGGAGCAGGAAAAGGGCCTCACCGCCGACAGTCTGAAGACGCTGTTACTCGGTCAGGCAACCGAATTCCGGCAGGCCTTGCCCACAGGTCTGGATGGAATTAGCAGCCTCCTGGGATTCGATGAACTAGTGACGCCTGCCGGACCGCAAACCCAAGTTCAGGGCGCTGATAATTTCAGTGGTACGCCTGTCAACCCGAACATACCGAAGAGCACAGATGGCGACCGGCGACAGGAAAACGTGCGTTGGCTCCGCTGGGCCATGATTGCCATTGCGGTGCTGGTGCTGGCCCTGCTCATTCAGAAGTGTGGTGAAAATGAGAACAGTATCGACGGTGTTAGCACCGACTCTACCTCACGCGTTGAACCTAATGCGGTCGAAGATACTTCGGCGGCCACAAAACAAAGTGTTCAGGATGCTCATGGTCAAACAGATGACTCGACAGCTTCGGGCCCACTAGGTATCCGCGATTCATCGGACACAAAGAAATAA
- a CDS encoding S1 family peptidase, which translates to MFVDAIERVNLFTQPMHSIVRLYGHNEIVPGTATLFFINEHGCAITCKHVAELIRQSDPIYHNYREFQGARREALREKNAAHLISQLETKFKLSADTIIRVRNNFVNCVDQFEKLSIDHHPTQDLALLRFEGYNRLLYRSHAVFLGDTSRIKPGRSLCRLGYPFPEFTNFRYNPAVDDIEWTTTGRIVSPSFPIDGIVTRLSGDNNAVTGIELSTPGLRGQSGGPLFDTNGLIYGMQSATRHLHLGFDIEDQEVLVNGRKSRVSNYPFLNVGQCVHVDVIKAFLREKNVKFYEG; encoded by the coding sequence ATGTTTGTTGACGCCATTGAACGCGTTAATCTGTTTACCCAGCCTATGCATTCCATTGTCCGGCTGTATGGCCACAATGAGATTGTTCCCGGAACAGCGACGCTGTTTTTTATAAACGAACACGGATGCGCCATTACCTGTAAGCATGTTGCTGAATTGATCAGGCAGAGCGATCCCATTTACCACAACTACCGCGAGTTTCAGGGGGCCCGCCGGGAGGCCTTACGGGAAAAGAATGCGGCTCACTTAATTAGCCAGTTAGAAACGAAGTTTAAACTCAGTGCCGATACCATTATTCGGGTCCGGAATAATTTTGTGAACTGCGTTGACCAGTTCGAAAAACTGAGTATCGATCACCACCCAACCCAGGACCTTGCGCTGTTGCGTTTTGAAGGGTACAATCGTTTGTTGTATCGCTCACACGCTGTTTTTTTGGGCGATACCAGCCGTATAAAACCGGGTCGGAGCTTGTGCCGCTTAGGCTATCCCTTTCCCGAGTTTACCAACTTTCGCTACAACCCGGCCGTCGACGATATTGAGTGGACAACCACCGGGCGTATTGTTTCGCCCAGCTTTCCCATCGATGGCATCGTTACCCGGCTCTCGGGTGATAATAACGCGGTTACCGGCATTGAACTGAGCACGCCCGGCCTTCGGGGTCAAAGCGGGGGGCCTTTGTTTGACACAAACGGCCTGATCTATGGAATGCAATCGGCTACACGCCACCTCCATCTGGGCTTCGATATTGAAGACCAGGAAGTCCTCGTCAACGGCCGTAAAAGCCGTGTGTCAAACTACCCGTTTCTGAACGTAGGTCAGTGCGTACACGTCGATGTAATCAAAGCTTTTTTACGGGAGAAGAACGTGAAGTTCTACGAAGGGTGA
- a CDS encoding OsmC family peroxiredoxin has translation MLKRRASAIWKGGLQDGTGAISSFSGVLSNTPYSFKTRLVSEDGKAGTNPEELLAAAHAGCYGMAVSATMGQTGFTPDELTVNATLTLDTDTLTITAIELQITGKVPNMSAEQFDQIAEDAAKMCVISRALNPSIQVTKVATLQ, from the coding sequence ATGTTAAAACGCAGAGCATCTGCCATCTGGAAAGGTGGTTTACAGGACGGAACCGGAGCCATCTCTTCCTTCAGTGGGGTATTGAGTAACACCCCGTATTCATTCAAAACCCGACTCGTAAGCGAAGACGGCAAAGCAGGTACCAATCCCGAAGAACTGCTGGCCGCTGCACATGCTGGTTGCTATGGCATGGCCGTTAGCGCAACCATGGGCCAGACTGGCTTTACGCCCGATGAATTGACGGTGAACGCAACGCTCACGCTGGATACTGACACGCTGACAATCACCGCCATCGAATTGCAGATTACAGGTAAAGTGCCCAACATGTCGGCTGAACAGTTTGATCAGATTGCCGAGGATGCCGCCAAAATGTGCGTAATTTCACGGGCGCTCAATCCATCTATTCAGGTGACGAAGGTCGCTACATTGCAATAA
- a CDS encoding M20 family metallo-hydrolase produces the protein MTQLTDTPPAQTKLADEALALLKRLIAIQSFSREEEQTAAVIEAFFEQKQIPCQRLKNNVWAQNRYFDSAKPTLLLNSHHDTVKPNKSWTLDPFEPLERDGKLFGLGSNDAGGCLVSLLATFAYFYDRPDMAYNIVMAATAEEEVSGRDGLELLLPKLPDFSFAIVGEPTEMQLAIAEKGLLVLDCTATGVSGHAARDEGDNAIYKAVQDINWLTTYQFPKVSPTLGPIKLSVTIINAGTQHNVVPDTCTFTIDVRVTEQYTLEEVIETIRANIQSEVKPRSIRLKPSSIPAEHPIVQAGIALGRHTYGSPTTSDQAVLNCPSLKCGPGHSARSHSADEFIYLREIEEGVSGYIQMLERVV, from the coding sequence ATGACCCAACTTACAGACACGCCCCCGGCACAAACGAAGCTCGCCGATGAAGCGCTTGCCTTGCTCAAACGCCTGATTGCGATTCAATCATTCAGTCGGGAAGAAGAACAGACGGCTGCGGTGATCGAAGCATTTTTCGAGCAAAAGCAGATTCCCTGTCAGCGGCTGAAAAACAATGTCTGGGCGCAGAATCGCTATTTTGATTCGGCTAAACCCACGTTGTTGCTCAACTCGCACCACGATACGGTCAAACCAAATAAGTCATGGACGCTCGACCCGTTTGAACCACTAGAGCGCGACGGTAAATTGTTTGGCCTTGGGAGTAACGATGCCGGAGGCTGCCTAGTCTCGCTGCTGGCTACCTTCGCCTATTTTTATGACCGGCCCGACATGGCTTATAATATAGTGATGGCGGCTACGGCGGAAGAAGAAGTATCGGGCCGCGATGGACTTGAACTGCTGTTGCCCAAACTCCCTGATTTTAGTTTTGCCATTGTGGGTGAACCCACCGAAATGCAACTGGCCATAGCCGAAAAAGGGTTGCTGGTGCTCGATTGTACCGCCACAGGCGTAAGCGGCCATGCCGCCCGCGACGAAGGCGATAATGCTATTTACAAAGCTGTTCAGGACATCAACTGGCTCACAACGTACCAGTTTCCGAAGGTTTCGCCAACGTTGGGACCCATTAAATTATCGGTTACGATCATCAATGCCGGTACACAGCACAATGTAGTACCGGACACCTGCACCTTCACAATCGATGTGCGTGTGACGGAGCAATATACGCTCGAAGAGGTGATCGAAACGATCCGGGCAAATATTCAGTCGGAGGTGAAGCCCCGTTCCATCCGGCTCAAACCGTCGTCGATTCCTGCCGAACACCCCATCGTTCAGGCGGGTATTGCGTTGGGTCGTCATACATATGGATCGCCCACCACATCGGATCAGGCCGTACTAAACTGCCCGTCGCTCAAGTGTGGGCCGGGGCACTCCGCCCGGTCGCACTCGGCCGATGAGTTCATTTACCTGCGCGAAATAGAAGAAGGCGTAAGTGGGTACATTCAGATGCTGGAGCGAGTTGTGTAA
- a CDS encoding alpha-L-fucosidase, whose amino-acid sequence MKQIGHKGLLIISLLGSLLGYAQPGAIPKPTPRQLAWQPLETTAFLHFTVNTYTDKEWGDGTESPAIFNPTKLDARQWIKALKEAGFKMAIITAKHHDGFCLWPSKLTDHSVKSSPWKNGKGDVVKEVADACREFGLKFGVYLSPWDRHEPRYGTASYNDYYKSQLRELLTNYGPISEVWFDGAKGENAKDMTYDFAGYWALVRELQPNAVMFSDAGPDVRWVGNESGNAGETCWSTINTEGLAPGKADPKYLNRGDATGKQWVPAETDVSIRPGWFYHAAEDTKVRSGKNLVDLYYQSVGRNSLLLLNVPPNRDGLFSEPDIASLKEFRSILDETFRQNLVMKQPSLTDKKLSTFTTLSANQPLTIELNGSQSFDRIAIQENIANGQRVASGRIEYWDGSNWKSLQSFTTVGYKRLLRFPAVTSSKLRLFITNANGAVQLAEIGVFKASARE is encoded by the coding sequence ATGAAGCAAATAGGCCATAAGGGGCTACTCATTATCAGTTTGCTGGGTTCATTGCTGGGATATGCCCAGCCCGGTGCTATACCCAAGCCGACACCCCGTCAGCTTGCCTGGCAACCATTGGAAACCACGGCCTTCCTGCACTTTACGGTCAATACGTACACGGATAAGGAGTGGGGCGATGGCACGGAAAGTCCCGCGATCTTCAACCCCACCAAGCTTGATGCACGGCAATGGATTAAAGCGTTGAAAGAGGCCGGATTCAAAATGGCCATTATTACGGCAAAACACCACGACGGGTTTTGTTTGTGGCCATCCAAACTAACCGATCATTCCGTTAAAAGTAGTCCCTGGAAGAACGGTAAGGGCGATGTGGTGAAAGAAGTGGCCGATGCCTGTCGGGAATTCGGATTGAAGTTTGGGGTGTATCTCTCGCCCTGGGATCGCCACGAGCCCCGGTACGGAACAGCTTCGTACAATGACTATTACAAAAGCCAGCTCCGCGAATTGCTCACCAATTATGGGCCGATCTCCGAAGTCTGGTTCGATGGGGCCAAGGGCGAAAATGCCAAAGACATGACCTACGATTTTGCCGGATATTGGGCGCTGGTACGTGAATTACAACCCAACGCAGTCATGTTCTCTGATGCAGGGCCTGATGTTCGCTGGGTGGGCAACGAGTCGGGGAATGCGGGTGAAACCTGCTGGTCAACGATCAATACTGAGGGCCTGGCCCCTGGAAAAGCTGATCCCAAATACCTGAATCGGGGTGACGCCACGGGCAAACAATGGGTTCCTGCCGAGACCGACGTATCCATTCGGCCGGGCTGGTTTTATCACGCGGCCGAAGACACAAAAGTGCGGTCAGGCAAGAATCTGGTCGATCTGTATTACCAATCAGTCGGGCGTAATAGTTTGCTGTTACTCAATGTACCGCCCAATCGGGATGGCCTGTTCTCGGAGCCAGACATCGCCAGCCTGAAAGAATTCCGGAGCATTCTGGACGAAACATTCAGACAAAATCTGGTCATGAAACAGCCTTCCCTGACGGATAAAAAACTGAGCACATTCACTACACTATCGGCCAATCAGCCCTTAACGATTGAGTTGAATGGTAGTCAGTCCTTTGACCGGATAGCCATTCAGGAAAACATTGCCAATGGGCAGCGGGTGGCCAGTGGCCGGATCGAGTATTGGGACGGCAGCAACTGGAAGTCCCTTCAATCGTTTACAACGGTGGGCTACAAACGTTTGCTGCGCTTCCCGGCAGTAACATCTTCCAAACTGCGCCTGTTTATTACAAATGCCAACGGAGCGGTGCAACTTGCTGAAATTGGCGTATTTAAGGCCTCCGCCCGCGAATAG
- a CDS encoding type I phosphomannose isomerase catalytic subunit, with the protein MLYPLTFETIFKDKIWGGQKIKTILGKDFSPLPNCGETWEVSDVDGNLSVVKEGGLQGKSLHELVEQYKGELVGDHVYEKYGNRFPLLVKFIDANDDLSIQVHPDDKLAAERKSGFGKTEMWYIMQADEGAKLNSGFNREVTKEEYVKAVADNTIQDLLNIESAEPGDVFFLPAGRVHYIGKGLLLAEIQQTSDTTYRIYDFDRVDATTGQKRELHTDLAVDAINYHHYDDYKTQYEKKLNESVNAVTSDYFVTNVLNFNEEVEHDYTHIDSFVILICVAGALTIEAPGGYSVPLKMGQCALIPASVDNVTLVPDGDMTVLETYVP; encoded by the coding sequence ATGCTGTATCCGCTCACATTCGAGACCATTTTTAAAGATAAAATCTGGGGTGGCCAGAAGATTAAGACCATTTTGGGAAAAGATTTTTCGCCGTTGCCCAACTGTGGCGAAACCTGGGAAGTGTCGGATGTCGACGGGAATCTTTCGGTTGTTAAAGAAGGCGGTCTTCAGGGAAAGTCACTCCACGAATTAGTGGAGCAATACAAAGGTGAATTAGTGGGCGATCATGTTTACGAGAAATATGGCAATCGCTTCCCGCTACTGGTGAAATTTATCGACGCCAACGACGACCTCTCAATTCAGGTGCACCCCGATGATAAATTAGCTGCAGAACGTAAAAGCGGCTTTGGCAAGACGGAGATGTGGTACATCATGCAGGCCGACGAAGGCGCTAAACTGAATTCCGGCTTCAATCGGGAAGTTACTAAAGAGGAATACGTTAAAGCCGTAGCCGACAACACGATTCAGGATCTGCTGAATATTGAGTCCGCCGAGCCTGGCGATGTCTTTTTCCTGCCTGCCGGTCGTGTGCATTACATTGGCAAAGGGTTGTTGCTCGCCGAAATTCAGCAGACGTCGGATACGACCTACCGGATTTATGACTTCGACCGGGTCGATGCGACCACGGGCCAGAAGCGCGAACTGCATACAGACCTGGCCGTTGATGCCATCAATTATCATCATTACGACGACTACAAAACGCAGTACGAAAAGAAACTCAACGAGAGCGTCAATGCGGTGACAAGCGATTACTTCGTTACTAACGTGCTCAATTTCAACGAAGAAGTGGAGCATGATTACACGCACATCGACTCGTTTGTGATCCTAATCTGTGTGGCCGGCGCGCTCACCATCGAAGCGCCGGGTGGCTATAGCGTACCGCTCAAAATGGGCCAGTGTGCGCTGATTCCGGCGTCGGTCGACAACGTGACGCTTGTTCCCGATGGCGACATGACCGTGCTGGAAACGTACGTTCCGTAA
- a CDS encoding L-fucose dehydrogenase: MNLNLQDKIIIVTGGAKGIGEGISTVLAAEGAIPVIIGRNEEDNLKTVDAIRAAGGQVHQFVAELTQPDDCKRAVEQTLAQFGRIDGLVNNAGVNDGVGLENGSYEGFLASLHKNLVHYYLMAHHALPALKASKGAIVNIGSKVAETGQGNTSAYAAANGGRNALTREWAVELLPYGIRVNCVVVAESWTPLYASWIKTLPNPDEKLKQIVSKIPLEHRMTTPEELANAVAFLLSDKSSHTTGQLIHVDGGYTHLDRSITD, from the coding sequence ATGAACCTGAACCTACAAGATAAAATCATTATTGTTACGGGGGGCGCCAAGGGTATTGGTGAAGGCATCTCGACAGTGCTGGCCGCCGAAGGGGCCATTCCTGTTATTATTGGCCGCAATGAAGAAGATAACCTGAAAACCGTCGACGCTATTCGGGCTGCGGGTGGTCAGGTGCATCAGTTTGTTGCCGAACTGACTCAGCCCGACGATTGCAAACGGGCGGTGGAGCAAACACTGGCTCAGTTTGGCCGCATCGATGGCCTGGTCAATAATGCCGGTGTGAACGATGGGGTAGGCTTGGAGAATGGGTCGTATGAAGGGTTCCTGGCGTCGCTGCACAAAAACCTGGTGCATTACTACCTCATGGCGCATCATGCCCTGCCTGCGTTGAAAGCCTCCAAAGGAGCTATTGTCAACATTGGCTCGAAAGTAGCCGAAACGGGCCAGGGAAATACCTCGGCCTACGCGGCTGCTAACGGCGGACGTAATGCGCTGACCCGCGAATGGGCCGTTGAATTGCTCCCCTACGGTATCCGTGTCAACTGCGTGGTGGTGGCCGAAAGCTGGACGCCACTCTATGCCAGCTGGATCAAAACGCTGCCTAATCCAGACGAAAAGTTAAAACAGATTGTCTCGAAAATCCCCCTCGAACACCGCATGACTACCCCCGAGGAACTCGCTAATGCGGTCGCTTTTCTATTGTCCGATAAATCGAGCCATACGACTGGCCAGCTCATCCACGTCGATGGCGGTTATACACACCTGGATCGTTCGATTACTGATTAA
- the fucP gene encoding L-fucose:H+ symporter permease: protein MAVIHTWIVRLLINFLPFLNLTIRMPLPTSTTSPKIKSGSTGNYGIAFALVTSLFFLWGLANSLNGSLIKQFQIALDLNRFQAGIVDFAFYLGYFFMALPAGYVMRKYGYKRGILLGLLLYGGGAFLFYPAAEVRVYSFFLLALFTMACGIAFLETAANLYVTVLGDPQKAEWRLNFSQSFNGISTILGPIIGALFIFSKTEYTPDMLKAMAPVQAEAIRVQEALSVQGPYLVIGTIIALMTVMFFVTKMPEVGEEEEQSAGNIPITSLFRHRHLTLGIIAQFVNVGAQATLWGYFVDLKLDFSREGHWALAEGYMNFINSVTGSPTDMSPTQIAGFHASFALVLFMLGRFVGTSLMTRIRPNTVLAMYAAGAVAMVVLAMATGGLTAVIALSFTYFFQSIQFPTIFALATKGLGVESKIASSLVIMSIVGGALLPLVAGALFAKGAVYALLVPLVCFAYILYYATRGYQITVDDLHSPVIPPGIAP, encoded by the coding sequence ATGGCGGTTATACACACCTGGATCGTTCGATTACTGATTAATTTCCTGCCTTTCCTAAATCTGACCATTCGAATGCCCTTACCTACTTCGACAACGTCGCCCAAGATTAAATCCGGCTCGACCGGGAATTACGGTATCGCTTTCGCCCTTGTCACCAGTTTGTTTTTTCTATGGGGCCTGGCCAATAGCCTGAACGGGTCGCTGATCAAGCAATTTCAAATAGCGCTGGACCTGAACCGTTTTCAGGCGGGTATTGTCGATTTTGCATTCTACCTCGGCTATTTTTTTATGGCTTTACCCGCTGGCTATGTCATGCGCAAGTATGGATACAAGCGTGGTATCTTATTGGGGCTATTACTTTATGGGGGCGGGGCATTCCTGTTTTATCCGGCGGCCGAAGTGCGGGTGTATAGTTTCTTTCTGCTCGCCCTGTTTACTATGGCGTGCGGAATTGCCTTTCTGGAAACAGCCGCCAATCTTTACGTTACGGTGCTTGGCGATCCACAGAAAGCCGAGTGGCGGCTCAACTTCTCGCAGTCGTTCAACGGAATCAGTACCATTCTGGGGCCAATTATTGGTGCGTTGTTTATCTTCTCCAAAACCGAATACACCCCCGATATGCTGAAGGCGATGGCCCCCGTACAGGCGGAGGCCATTCGGGTGCAGGAAGCTCTTTCGGTACAGGGCCCGTATCTGGTTATTGGGACAATCATCGCCCTGATGACGGTGATGTTTTTCGTCACCAAAATGCCTGAAGTGGGTGAAGAGGAAGAGCAGTCGGCCGGTAATATTCCCATTACGAGCCTGTTTCGGCACCGGCACCTGACGCTGGGTATCATTGCCCAGTTTGTGAACGTTGGGGCGCAGGCTACGCTTTGGGGGTATTTTGTTGATCTTAAACTTGATTTTTCGCGGGAGGGCCACTGGGCATTAGCCGAAGGCTATATGAATTTTATCAATTCAGTAACGGGTTCGCCAACGGATATGTCGCCGACGCAGATTGCAGGCTTCCACGCATCGTTTGCGCTTGTGCTGTTTATGCTTGGCCGCTTCGTCGGTACCTCACTGATGACGCGTATTCGGCCTAATACCGTGCTGGCCATGTATGCCGCCGGGGCCGTGGCTATGGTTGTTCTGGCAATGGCAACCGGTGGCTTAACGGCCGTTATTGCCCTAAGCTTTACATACTTTTTCCAGTCTATTCAGTTTCCAACCATCTTTGCACTGGCCACCAAAGGGCTGGGCGTGGAGTCGAAAATTGCGTCGTCCCTAGTCATCATGAGCATTGTGGGTGGTGCTCTGTTGCCGCTGGTTGCCGGGGCGCTCTTTGCCAAAGGTGCGGTCTATGCCCTGTTGGTACCTCTGGTTTGTTTTGCTTACATTTTGTATTACGCTACACGGGGCTATCAGATTACCGTCGACGACCTGCATTCGCCAGTCATTCCTCCTGGAATAGCTCCTTAA
- a CDS encoding L-rhamnose mutarotase — protein sequence MRYCFALDLKDDPTSIAEYERHHLQIWPEIEASIRESGITDMQLYRTGNRLFMIMETDESFSFEAKAAADAASPIVQKWETLMWSYQQALPTAKPGEKWVLMERFFKL from the coding sequence ATGCGTTACTGTTTCGCCCTCGACCTTAAAGACGACCCGACATCCATAGCCGAGTACGAGCGTCATCACCTGCAGATCTGGCCTGAAATTGAGGCTAGTATCCGTGAGTCGGGTATTACCGACATGCAGCTTTACCGCACCGGCAATCGGCTGTTTATGATCATGGAAACCGACGAAAGTTTTTCATTCGAGGCCAAAGCCGCTGCCGATGCCGCCAGTCCGATTGTGCAGAAATGGGAGACCCTGATGTGGAGCTACCAGCAAGCCCTGCCCACCGCGAAACCAGGTGAGAAGTGGGTGCTGATGGAGCGGTTTTTTAAATTGTGA
- a CDS encoding helix-turn-helix transcriptional regulator: MKNRLKVERAEHNLSQAELADRIGVSRQTINSIETGRYVPSAILALKLARVFNKAVEHIFTLEETD, translated from the coding sequence ATGAAAAACCGACTGAAAGTAGAGCGGGCGGAGCATAACCTATCGCAGGCTGAGCTCGCCGACCGCATTGGTGTCAGTCGGCAGACGATCAACTCAATTGAAACGGGGCGCTACGTCCCTTCGGCTATCCTGGCCCTGAAGCTGGCACGGGTTTTTAATAAAGCGGTAGAACATATCTTTACGCTTGAAGAGACCGACTGA
- a CDS encoding CocE/NonD family hydrolase — MNYWLYAFLVIALTLSAQAQQTSTSSFVRDNYQKTEYKIPMRDGTKLHTTVYVPKDASKTTTYPFLMQRTCYSVAPYGADAYPAQLGPSQTLMRDKFIFVYQDVRGRWASEGTWTNMTPTVTDQQPAVAAKGKKKASVPISTTAIDESSDTYDTIDWLLKNVPNNNGRVGQWGISYPGFYTAASLPNAHPALKAASPQAPVSDFFFDDFHHNGAFIQAYLFTFPVFGVQHPEPTTKPWYNDQMIKTGSNDGFQWQYDLGPLKNADKYYKDNFYWQETVNHPNYDEFWQKRSIIPHLKNVRPAVMTVGGWFDAEDLYGPLNIYKTVEKNNPNTYNTLVMGPFGHGRWSRETGHTLHSNIYFGDSIATFYQRNIEAKFFTHFLKGAGDGKTGLPEAYLFNTGRNEWKTFDKWPVADTPKMQFFLMSDGTLANNRTMNTTNNLFSEFISDPMKPVPYTEDITTTQGFTPFNYMSEDQRFAGRRPDVLTFQTDVLTEDMTLGGEIMAKLKVSTTGTDADWVVKLIDVYPPNEPNHPYMPNKNITLGNYQQMVRSEAMRGRFRNSFEKPEPFKAGEITDVNFRLQDVLHTFKKGHRVMIQVQSTWFPLIDRNPQKYVDNIYKADAADFQKATHRVYDNSVIEVQVLK; from the coding sequence ATGAACTATTGGCTTTACGCTTTTCTCGTCATTGCGTTAACTCTTTCCGCACAGGCGCAACAGACATCAACCAGCAGTTTCGTTCGCGATAACTACCAGAAAACTGAGTACAAAATCCCCATGCGCGACGGGACAAAACTGCATACAACTGTCTACGTCCCGAAGGATGCGTCGAAAACAACAACGTATCCGTTTCTGATGCAGCGCACCTGTTACAGCGTTGCCCCGTATGGCGCCGATGCGTATCCGGCACAGCTTGGCCCCTCCCAAACCCTCATGCGTGACAAATTCATTTTTGTATATCAGGATGTTCGGGGCCGCTGGGCGTCGGAGGGAACGTGGACAAATATGACACCGACCGTAACGGATCAACAACCAGCCGTGGCCGCAAAAGGGAAAAAGAAAGCTTCAGTACCCATAAGTACCACGGCTATCGATGAGAGTTCGGACACGTATGATACCATCGACTGGCTGCTGAAAAATGTGCCCAACAACAACGGTCGGGTAGGACAGTGGGGAATCAGTTATCCGGGTTTCTATACGGCGGCCTCATTGCCCAACGCGCACCCGGCCCTGAAAGCCGCTTCGCCACAGGCGCCAGTATCCGACTTTTTCTTCGACGATTTTCACCATAATGGCGCTTTCATTCAGGCCTACCTGTTCACCTTTCCGGTGTTTGGCGTGCAGCATCCTGAGCCGACCACGAAGCCCTGGTACAACGATCAGATGATCAAGACGGGCTCGAATGATGGCTTTCAATGGCAATATGACCTGGGGCCGCTCAAGAATGCCGACAAATATTATAAGGATAATTTTTACTGGCAGGAAACGGTCAATCACCCCAACTATGATGAGTTCTGGCAAAAGCGGAGCATCATTCCTCACCTTAAAAATGTCCGGCCCGCTGTGATGACGGTAGGCGGCTGGTTCGATGCTGAGGATTTATATGGCCCGCTGAACATCTACAAAACGGTTGAAAAGAATAATCCCAATACGTACAACACGCTGGTTATGGGACCGTTCGGGCATGGTCGCTGGTCGCGCGAGACGGGCCATACCCTGCATAGCAACATCTATTTTGGCGATAGCATCGCTACGTTCTACCAGCGGAATATCGAAGCAAAATTCTTTACCCATTTTCTGAAAGGCGCTGGTGACGGCAAAACGGGTTTGCCCGAAGCGTATCTGTTCAATACCGGCCGTAACGAATGGAAAACGTTCGATAAATGGCCGGTTGCCGATACGCCCAAAATGCAATTTTTCCTGATGTCGGATGGAACGCTGGCAAACAACCGGACGATGAACACGACAAATAACCTATTCTCGGAGTTCATCAGCGACCCAATGAAGCCTGTACCGTACACTGAAGACATTACGACAACGCAAGGCTTTACGCCCTTCAATTACATGTCTGAAGACCAGCGGTTTGCCGGGCGTCGGCCGGATGTGCTTACCTTCCAGACGGATGTGCTGACCGAAGATATGACGCTGGGCGGTGAAATAATGGCCAAACTGAAAGTGAGTACGACCGGCACCGACGCCGACTGGGTTGTTAAACTCATCGATGTGTACCCGCCCAACGAACCCAATCATCCATACATGCCCAACAAAAACATCACGCTGGGTAACTACCAGCAAATGGTTCGTTCGGAAGCGATGCGGGGTCGGTTCCGCAACTCATTCGAGAAGCCGGAACCCTTTAAGGCGGGCGAAATAACCGATGTGAACTTTCGGTTGCAGGATGTTCTTCACACCTTCAAAAAAGGGCATCGGGTCATGATTCAGGTGCAAAGTACCTGGTTCCCGCTCATCGACCGGAACCCGCAGAAATACGTGGACAACATTTATAAAGCTGATGCCGCCGACTTTCAGAAGGCGACGCATCGCGTGTATGACAACTCGGTGATCGAGGTTCAGGTACTGAAATAG